GTAACACAGGACTTGTTGCCCTTAGACGTGCAGTCTCCACCCCTGGCTGACAGGAGTCCGTATGTGTATGTGAATGGTTACCCATCTGGGCGTGAGAGAAAGACAGAGCTCTGTCCTATGAACAGCTTCTCAGGGGCTGTTATTCAGCACTCTCCTGTGTGATTCTCCTGGGTTTTTGCAGTGTTGGcatgttgggtttgttttctcaaagggctttcatttcaaagtgaaCTTCATGCCAATGTGGTGAAGTTCAGGCACAGGCTGTGGTcacttttttctcatttcattggCGTGTTTTATGTGCTGTGTTTTATAGCTTTGATAAAAAGGGAGACATCCATTATCTGATCAAATGGAAAGATCTGCCATATGACCAATGCACCTGGGAGATTGATGAGATAGACATCCCATACTACGAAAACCTCAAGCTCCTCTACTGGAATCACAGGTAAGGGGCAGCCAGGCAGTGGGACTGGGGCTGGTGTGTACTGTAGCCTGGGGCAGAGttatgcagagctgcagcagcctgcttgGGCTTTGCCAAGTGGTTTGTAGGTGTTGCCCTGTCTGAGCGCACACTGGAACCACTTGCAGGGGCCTCATTACAAAGAGCAGATGCTGAGCACTTTCTGAAAGCTGGGTCTGGATGGGGTCCTTCCTGAAATGCTCCACCAGTCTGGGGCGGCTTTAAATGCAGCCTGCTGGTTGTTTTCCAGCCTATGCTCCCTTTCCCCTCCATATATTCTGCTAGTACTATTTGTGACCTTGCTGTGCTTCAGGGGGAGCTCTGTGATGCTATGCTGACTGTATGTTGTAGGGGGAAAAATCTAATTCTCTGAGATTGCTGTCCTTTATTTTAGATGATGTTGCATGAACTATTGGAAGGGGATAATTAATGCTCCATGAGTGCCCATGGGAACTGAGCCAGAAAAGCTCCTGTGGGGAAAAAGGCAGTAGAGTTTGAGAGGCATTTCTAACCCCTGGCTTGGAAACACGGAGAGGAGTGTCTGTCTGCTTTTTCCTAATGCTTGTTTGCCGTTTCAGGGAGCTGATGCTGGGGGAGGACACACGTCCTCTGAAGAAGCTGaacaagaaggggaaaaagctgaaagaggAGAAGCTAGAGAAGCCTCCGGAAACTCCTCTTGTTGATGTAAGTAAGAATGGTGGGGCCAGAGTGAAGGTGTTGACCACACAGAGGTTGGTCAGTCTGGTAAGGTTCTTTTCCCTAGTTCCTTCAAGGACAGGTTCTTATTTCATGTGAAGCTATGGGGGGTGCCTTTACCCTGTGCACGGGGGATAACTGTCCGTATTCTGGAGCAATGCTTTAGATCCAAGAGGACAGTTCTGAAGGAAGGCGTTTGGGGTCTTCTTTCCCCAAAACTATGCATATGTGACATGCAGAGGGAGAGCTGGACATGTGCTGTGAGAGGCCTTGCAGACATTTCCAGCATGAGGGAAGGGGGCTGCCAGGTGCCATTCTGCTCACATGCtggcctggggctgctgcagtggTGCACAGCAAAGCCTGTCAtgagagcagggctgtggtgtGGACTGTATCTGCACCTGGAGCTGTTGTGTGGTGCTAATCTGAAGAGGGGCATGATTGACTACGGAGAAGCAGGAGAGAGTTGGTTATTGCTTTGTGTCTTTTCCTTCAGCCTACGGTTAAGTTTGACAAGCAGCCTTGGTACATTGATGCCACAGGAGGAACGCTGCATCCTTACCAGCTGGAGGGGCTCAATTGGTTGAGATTTTCCTGGGCCCAAGGCACTGATACGATCCTGGCTGATGAGATGGGACTGGGGAAGACTGTGCAGACCATTGTGTTCTTGTATTCCCTGTACAAGGAGGTGAGCACCCTGTGatggctgtgagctgctcagcccctgGTACAGAGCAAGCAATGTGGGTTTTGTCTCCCTGAGCAGGGTCACTCCAAAGGGCCATACCTGGTCAGTGCTCCACTCTCCACCATCATCAACTGGGAACGTGAGTTTGAGATGTGGGCACCTGACTTCTATGTTGTGACCTACACTGGGGACAAGGAGAGCCGGTCAGTCATCCGGGAAAATGAGTTCTCCTTTGAAGACAATGCCATCCGGAGCGGCAAGAAGGTGTTCCGGATGAAGGTGGGAGCTGAGTCTGTGTGCTGCCTTGGTTTTAACCAGGAGCaagaaggagagagagcagAATTTGACCCAGGGAAGGAAGTTTCTTAGGTCTCTGATCAGCTCTTTTCCAGAGAGCCTGACACTGTTTAGATGTAGAAAACTTATGATGAGCTCTGAAGATTTCTGCCAGGccctcttctgtttctgtagttCCCTGCTTAATTATGATGTTCAGATCTTCTGCTGGCATGATTCATGCATGAGCCTTGCTGCTGATGCCATGCAGTACAGGCAGCCCCTAGTTTTCTCCTTGGCTTAGAACCGATGTCACAAACAGCATCACCAGACATGGAGGTTGtctgcttccctgctgccttctATCCTGACTTTTCTCTTCTGCACCTCCAGAAGGAAGCCCAAATCAAGTTCCATGTCCTGCTCACCTCCTATGAGCTGATCACCATAGACCAGGCGGTGCTGGGCTCCATCGAGTGGGCTTGTCTGGTGGTGGACGAAGCACACAGACTGAAGAACAACCAGTCCAAAGTAGGTGGCAGATGTTTGTAAGCCATTCTTCCAGCCCACTCCTGTAGCTGTTGCCACTCAGCTGATTTGgtgctctgtttttttcctgcctggGAGGCAGAAGATGTCTCCAGCTCGCTCAGGCTGTGCCTGAGGCTGCATTTTGATGGGGTTGTTCTCTTTAATGCCCTCTGGGCATCAGCAGTGATCTGTGTGTCATCCTGACTGGTGGTGCCTGGTGCTGGATGAAGCTTGGGCTGAAGAGCTCTGCTTGCCCCTATGGCAACGAGGATATAACAGAGAGAGGGAACCACTCAATGCAGTCAGGAGCTTCATATGCTTTGTGTTcactgctccagctctgcatgcaGAAGATGCAAGGTTGTTCTAAATGAAGGGAAAACTGCCAGTGTTTAAGTAGAACAcatactgctttgttttgtttatgtgtAAGTGCATAATTACAACTTGATATCACTTGTAAGTTCTTTAGGGTATTAAACAGTTACAAGATCGATTACAAGTTGCTGCTTACTGGGACTCCGCTCCAGAACAACCTGGAAGAGCTCTTCCACCTGCTCAATTTCCTGACTCCTGAGAGGTTTAAGTAAGTTGCACAGATTCCCAGCAGTTTGCTGTAATGGTTCTGTGAATGTGTAATGCAGACTCAGGTTTTGTTTGCATCAAATACTGTTTTGTGGGCCCTGCAGGTAGAGCTTGTCCTCCTGTCAGTCAGGAGATTTGTGGAtgagggctgggagctgccctgctccatCCTCTCTGTGAGGAGGCCGTGGTATTTTGGGGAACTTGTTCAGACCTCCTATTTGCATACTTAATGTAAATTCCCCTTGGCAATCAGCCTGGCTCCCACTCTGCTTAGGAGCACAGGAGTGTTATTACCTCACTGTGTTCAAGTTTTGTGTTCAGGTCCGACAGAAATGAATGTCTTTACCCCAGCATGTCCATTCCACTCAGCACTGTGTGTTTGTGGCTTCTTTCACAGTAACCTGGAGGGCTTTCTGGAGGAGTTTGCAGACATCTCCAAGGAGGACCAGATCAAAAAGCTCCATGACCTGCTGGGCCCCCACATGCTGCGCCGCCTCAAGGCAGATGTTTTCAAGAACATGCCATCTAAGACTGAGCTTATTGTCAGAGTGGAGCTGAGCCAGATGCAGAAGTGAGTGCTGGCATGGTGTTGGGCTGCAACTGGCTTCTGCTTCCCCCATCTGTGGCATGGCAGGGCTTGGCTGGGGTCAGTGGATCAGAGAAAACCCATCTGTGAGAAGAGCTGAAGTCCTGTATGTGCTCCTGGAGAGTGCTCAGCCCCATTCTGGTgggctctgtgcagtgctggctgctctgcagggagcgATTGATGCACGGTGCACTCCTGCCTGCCGTGCCCTGAGCACACCCTGCTTCCTGGGGCTGTGGTACCTTCAGGACCTGACCCCAGTCTGGGGATGCTGAACCAGCACCTAAAGAGAAGTCCCCATACCAGATATCCCTTTTGAAACTCCACTGATATATCTATAGAGTTTACATGCTGTCTGATTTTTGGCAGTCCCATAATGACAGTGTCTGTCCCTTCCCCTTTCATACAGGAAGTACTACAAGTTCATACTAACAAGGAATTTTGAAGCCCTGAACTCGAAAGGTGGAGGGAATCAGGTCTCCCTGCTCAACATCATGATGGATCTGAAGAAGTGCTGTAACCACCCCTACCTTTTCCCTGTGGCCGCTGTGGTATGTGAACTGTGTGCACCATAGAGATGTTTTGCAGTGTAGTGTGTGTGCAGTCTGTCAGTGGGGTTTGTCTCCAGCTGTCTTTGGTTAAAAGTACAGGTTTTGGTGTGCAATTTGATATGGTGTTTGCCTTTGCAATGCATGTGACTTTTTCCATGACTTTCCCCAATGCTTTCCTGAAGAGGTTATAACCAGAATCCTTCACAGGAGGCCCCAGTTCTGCCCAATGGATCCTATGATGGGAATTCTTTGGTCAAGTCTTCTGGAAAACTGATGCTGCTCcaaaagatgctgaagaagTTACGGGATGGGGGTCACAGAGTTCTGATCTTCTCCCAGGTGAGCAGTGGGAAGGGCTGGTGAGGGACTCTGATAAATTACTAAAGGACTTCTTTGTTCTGTATGAGAATTCTGTTAGGTACAGACAGGGATAGATGGAAGATGCCAGCTGATGTCACAGCTGGGCACCCCATCAGTCAGGGGGATTAACTGCATCCTGTTCCTCTCCGGAGAGTACCCATGAAATGTTTGAAACCACTTTTTATCTGCAGATGACGAAGATGTTGGACTTGCTGGAGGACTTTCTGGAGTACGAGGGCTACAAGTATGAGCGCATTGATGGTGGCATCACTGGAGGCCTGCGCCAGGAAGCCATTGATAGGTTTAATGGTAAgtgcttttcctcccttccaggAGTGGCAGTGGGCACTGTGTGCTGGGGCCAAtttgcagcagccagcagaggggTCAGGCGTTGTGGGGGCTGTGTGTATACCTGGAGTGCAGAGTGCTGAAGCTCAGAGCCCTGGCACAATGCAGGGCTGCTCTTGGTGTGTTAAGCCCCTCTGGTTATTTCACACATTAAACTCTGAGCCTGTTAATGACAGGCTGTTTGGCTTGAAAGACtcctgcatttctctttgtggCCTCAGAGCTTCCCTTTCAGACCTGgagctgtattttcttcactAACTAATTTCCAGGGGTTGATGTATTTTTACTCCTTGTCTTCCCTGCCTATTGCTTCTTGGCTTAGACTGGTGGACCCTGATGTTTTATAACTAAAGCACTGTGCTACACCTTTCCAAATAAGCCCAGCTCCCCTTTGTCTCACCTTCTGCCACCTGTGGGTTTGTCTTTCTCAGCTCCTGGtgctcagcagttctgctttctcctctctACCCGCGCTGGTGGTCTGGGCATAAACCTTGCTACGGCTGACACAGTCATTATTTATGATTCTGACTGGAATCCCCACAATGACATCCAggtttattactttttcttttccttccagtacAGTAAGTACCTTTCTGGATGGGCCCCCTGTGCATTCTGCCAGTGAAATGAGCTCTCTCCTCTTGAGAGCTGCTGATGGTTCCTGCAGTTTGCAGGACATAGTTCTGTTCAGGAGCTGTTTGCACACCTCTATTGGCCTTACCTTGGCCTGTCAGCAATGCAGGGGTGGACTGGCCACTAAAACTGGCTTTCTTCCATGAGCTTCTGCCCTTCTCCTGCTGTTTGTCTGCAACCTAGTGTCCCTTCCTGTTCTGGGGACTTTCCACTTGCATTTCCAAAAGCTGTGGTAGATCCTATCTAAGGACTGATCTGCAGCCAGAGGATTCCTAGGAGGAGCTTTTCTGCACTGCCTTCAAGCCTTTCAATTAGGGGCCATGCACGAGGAAGGTGGCCTGCTCTGTAGTcagaggagggggaaggaggagtgTAAAGCCTACAGGTTGGCTCTAAGGAGCCCCTTTTGCtccactgccccatagcagcctgAGATCAGCTTCTGGCTGAGGGGGTCCAAGACTGGGCTGGCTGCAGATGTGCCAACATTGGCTGTTCTGCAGTGATGTTCTCTGCCTGCAGGCATTCAGCAGAGCACACCGCATCGGGCAGAACAAGAAAGTAATGATATACCGCTTTGTGACAAGAGCCTCCGTGGAAGAGCGCATCACCCAGGTGGCCAAAAGGAAGATGATGCTCACCCACCTGGTGGTCCGTCCTGGGCTTGGCTCAAAGTCAGGCTCCATGACCAAGCAAGAGCTGGATGACATCCTGAAGTTTGGGACAGAAGAGCTCTTCAAGGATGATGTGGAAGGTTGGGTCAGGAGGGAgctggagatgctcagagcaaagccaagccctgctggagctgcaggggcTCATTCCTGTGCCTTCCACTTGCAGGCATGGTGTCTCAGGGACAGCGGCTCACCATGCCGGATGCCGTCACCCCTTTCTCTGACACGCTGTCCACCAAAGGGGGTGCAGTGACTCCtggcatgaaaaaaaagcatggtGGCACCCCACCAGGTCTGTAGCCCCTGTTACTGGGATGACTTTGCCCTGTGTCCAGCCTGATCTTGCCTGGCTCTGGGAGCACACAGTgtgatttgctttctgttcccCTTGCTTTGCCCTCCAGGTGACAATAAGGATGTGGATGACAGCAGTGTGATCCACTATGACGATGCTGCTATCTCTAAGCTTCTGGACCGAAACCAGGATGCGACCGATGACACGGAGCTGCAGAACATGAACGAGTATCTCAGCTCCTTTAAAGTGGCCCAGTATGTTGTGAGAGAAGAGGATGGTGTGGTAATGTGATCAGTATCATGTCTTATAATCACATCTGTTTGTATGTCCCTGTTTgtgcttcttcctctgccttttttgTTCCTGTGGGGGTTTCTCTGCAGGGCAGTACTCCTCCCTGCTCATTGCTGATGGTAGCAGTGAtggtgcagccagcaggactGCAATGGCTAAATGTGGTTCTGACCTATTGTGACCTATCGCTCTTCTGGTACTTGGTTCTGTTCTTCTGAAGGCTGCTATTCTGAATACTGGGAGCAGGGCACGGTGCTGCTCATGCATTGTGCTGCTGTCATTTATTCTCCCTGTAGCTAACAGACTTCCTTCAGCTGTCTCTCAAGCTGATAGTGGGCTGCTATTCAGGGCAATCTCTGTGGATCTGTGATTGTTCCCTGGATGTGAGCACAGGCCGGATGGCAGTGTTCTCAGGAGCTATTTCTAGGTATAGGTGGCTGACTGGGAGGTTGTCTCAGCCCTTTGATAACCGTGCACTGAGGTCAGTGCATTTGGGTGAAAGTGAGACTCTGTGTACATGCATGTAGAGCAGGGTGAAGGAGGCACACCACTGGGTGGTCAAAGCATGTCTGAACATCTTGCTTACCAGCAAGTGTCTCAGTGccctccttccatccctctTCCCTAAAGCTCAGTAGAAGACGCACAGCAGTGTGGTGCAGGGAGGTCTGCAGCTCTCTTGTCTCAAGCCtttttggtttcctttctttgcagGAGGAGGTGGAACGTGAGATCATCAAACAAGAGGAGAATGTGGACCCTGACTACTGGGAGAAGCTGCTGCGGCACCActatgagcagcagcaggaagatcTGGCCAGGAACttggggaaggggaagagaatcCGCAAGCAGGTCAATTACAATGATGCCTCTCAGGAGGACCAAGGTATGGCTTTGACTGCTTGGCTCAGGTCTGGGAGCAGgctctgtgatttttgtttccttttggcCTGTAACTGGGAAAGAATTGAGGAGAAACCTGACTGTGGGCAAAGTATTTAaaactggtttgtttttttattttctgtgaaggaAACTAATAATAATGGAAAAGTTGAGTCTggtttcctgtttatttctgggTCTTTCTCTCTGGCTACCTGGGACTGGATGCTGGGGGCAGTGTCAGGGCTCCTGTTGTCCCCTTGAGGCAAGCTTGCAGGGTTCTCTCTCCTGACCTTGTCTCCTTGTGGTCTGCAGAGTGGCAGGACGAGCTCTCTGACAACCAGTCTGAGTACTCCATTGGCTctgaggatgaagatgaagacTTTGAAGAAAGACCAGAAGGTCAGAGTGAGTTAATGGACTTGATAATCTACAATGTCCTCTGCAGGAACTTCAGTGATAGCCTGTGATTTGGGGTGGGCTGGCACTCAAATGCAGCAGGGAGGTCTGAGCTGAAGAGACTGCCTTGCTTCTGGGGAGGCATTCTTTGCCCTGCTGGGTGAGGCAGTTCTCAGCACAGGGAGCATGACTTGCTGGCTAATGTAGGGCTTTGGTCTTGTCCTTGTGGTAGCAGTATCTGGTCTTCAGTGCCTCCCCTGGCATGAGGAGGCCACGTGAGTGAAAGGGCACTCTGAACAACCCTGACTGCCGCTGTGTGCAGGTTCCACTCCCATTGGGAAGGGTTATGGGAAGCTTAGGGCACAGGGGTTGATCAGCATTAGGTCTTTGGCCATCCCTCTGTTGGCTGGGCACGTTTGTTACATAGGTTGTATGACTGCAGGTGGCAGAAGACAATCACGGAGGCAGCTGAAGAGTGACCGGGACAAACCTCTCCCTCCTTTGCTGGCAAGAGTTGGGGGGAATATTGAAGTGAGTGTCAGCACTGGCCAAAGCATGTCCCTTGTCTGTCTGGTCCGGtttgtgctgctcttcagcatcaGTCCTGGCTCAGGACCTGTAGCAGCTGTGAGGCTCTGAGATGTCATCATTTCTGAGGCCTCCCaacctctgctccctgcaggttCTGGGGTTCAATGCCCGGCAGCGCAAAGCCTTCCTGAACGCCATCATGCGGTGGGGAATGCCGCCCCAGGATGCCTTCAACTCTCACTGGCTGGTGAGGGATCTGCGAGGGAAGAGTGAGAAAGAGTTCAGGTACTGTGATCAGGCATGAAGATGCCTGTGAGGCGTTCATCTCAAACTGCTCCATGATGCCATGTGCTGGAGGGCAAAACTCTGCCCTTGGCCGCTGGTGAAAACAGGCACTGCGGGTGCTCAGCAGGGAGCTCTTGGTCCAAGCTAGAGCcagctcttgctttctttccacaGGGCTTATGTCTCCCTGTTCATGCGACATTTGTGTGAACCTGGAGCTGATGGTGCAGAGACATTTGCAGATGGGGTCCCACGGGAAGGTCTTTCTCGCCAGCACGTGCTGACTCGGATCGGAGTTATGTCACTAGTAAGGAAGAAGGTGGGTGAGTAAAATCTTACATGTGCCCTTCAGGTACGTTCTGGATACCTGGGGGTTTTGTTAGCTGCTGAATGCCTCCTTGCCAGAGATCCCCTTATTGAATCTCCAAGGCTTGGTGCACGGCCACGTCTGTGGTATTTCAGTGATGTAGGTCAGCTGGAGGTAGAAGTGCTTGGTTGGCAAAAAATCGTGgcaaaatcacatttttaactTCTAAAAAATTCCTGGATTTAtagttcttttcatttcagatgggACTATTACAGTAACCTACTCAGACCTCCTATACTGTACAGGCCAGAGACTTCCACTTGCCAAGTCTTGCATTGTGTCCAGCATCTTGTTGAACCAAAGCATGTCTTTCAGAGAGATGTTTGGGCTTGATTTGGGACTGAATAACTGTTGGTCATGTTGCTAATCCCAGGCATGTGCTGAGCCCCGAGGATACTGGCAGTTAAGTGTATGGAAGAATCCTCAGCTGTCTTGTTTAGAGGATCTCCCCATATGTTGACAAGTGCAGCACTCAGAGTTGTCCCAGGAAGACCATTAGATGATCATAGCAGTAGTTCCAGTGTAGCAGTGGGGAAGGGCAGATGCTGGGAGTGATGGCACCTGATTTTGCTGTGTCTGGAGCATCAACTGTTACTCTGCTGGGTGTGGAGAGTGACAAATTGCAGCCTAGGGAACGGGGTGTGCAAGAGAGACTCTGTGAAAGAGAGGAGTGGAGAGGAAGCAAGGAGCATTTTGATGGAGGCATGATGGGTCCAGGACTGTGAACTCACTGCATGAGCACCCCCAGGGTGCAGCTCACCCTGCATGCCTGCCAAGGCTTCACATGGGCACCAGCACGGTCACTCGCATGCTGCCCTTCTGCTACTCACACAGTCTTAACTCAGTACCTCTCCCTTAAGTCTGcaaagccagcacagctgcagtggaCTTGCTGGGGCATGGGAGGCTTTCTGTGTGCATGTGGGCAGAGCAggactgctgctggaggtgctgccctgcaaagcagcagggcATGGGCAGTAGCACCTGCTGCCCAGCAAAGTGTGCCACATGGGGTGGTGGGTGTAGGAGCACCTCTGGATGGGGctggcctgctgctgctctgttgctgGCCGCTGTGTTTGACTTGCTGTTGTGTGTCTGCCCCAGGTGCAGGAGTTTGAGCATGTCAATGGGAAGTACAGCACCCCAGACATGATTCTGGAGGGCCCGGAGAGCAAGAAGTGCAGTGAGATGGTTTCTTCAGATCCCAACACCCCTGTCCcagccagcccagcacacaTACATGCAGGACCTCTTGCCCTTGCAGGTAAATGCACAATGCCCTGGTTGTGGCTTTGGTCTACCTTAGGAAGGGAGGTGGAACAGGACACCAGAAAGTTTTGCAGGTATCTGGCACTGTGTCCTTGGCACAATGGGATTCCTGTTTGTAGCTTCCTTGCTTTACTTGTGTTACAGAAAAAACAGACCCACCACTCGGATTCCAGGAGGAAAAGGACCAAGTGGAGCAGAAGTCCAGGAGAGCATCTGACAGCCAGGTAGGGGGGTCATGAACCTGTGCCcgcagtgctgccctgcagactgcagtgctgtagtAATGGTGTTTCTtgggagatgctgcagcatTCCTCTGCAAGCAAATCACATCCCTCTGGCTGCTGTGCTAATCCAGTGTGGGTGCTTCACGTTAAGGTGCCTGGAAGCACTGAGAAGGTGGAAAGTGAGGAGTGCCAAGAAAActgtgaaagcaaagagaaactgaaggaagagaaacaagaagagAGTGAAAAGGCTGAGCCTTCTCCTGAGCCCCTGGGGAAAGGTGAGTCTCTGTGGCTCAGAAGAATACAGGCTTCATTCTGAGCAGCATCTGGGACATCTGTGAGGGCTCTGACAGTTACAGTGACATTGATGTGTGCTGGGGGATTTCTTCAGCTCAAGGTGCATAGACACAGAGTGTGCACTGTGACAGCCTCAGTGCTCCTGACAGGCAGATACTCTCTGCTGGGAAACTCTGGCACTTGCTGCtggcttctcttctccaaattGCAGTGGAAAACTTGGATGTCACAATGTCCAGTAGGAGTTCCTGAGAAAGGCTTCCTGTTGGACTTCCAGATTGCTGTCTAGATAATGACACGACATTATCACAGATGTAATCTACACTGTAATATTAAAGCATTAGTTTAGTATAATCtacaaattaaatgtaaaataagttGTGAGAAATGCTTGTGCACAATACAGTCACTTTACCCTGAAAGTTACAGTCAATCCATATCTGTTATTTCCTGAAGAGCGTTTTACATGTTATGCTTTTCTCAGAGTCCTGTTCCCTTCTGCAGATGAGGGTActcaagaaaaagagaagactttGGAAAAGCCAGAGTCCAACAGCAGTCCTGGCAAAGGGGAGGACAAAGAAGTCAAGCCAGGTAAAGTGCCAGGAGGCTTTGGGGAGAGAAGTGGTGCAAGgtgccctgctgggcagggtcAGTGACTCAAGGCAAGTGTCTGGGGGTGGCACAGGGCACTGCCTGTGCTTGCTATGAAAAcatcaggagctgctgggggaggcAGGTGGGTGGGAGGTGGGGCTGGTGGCTTCTCCAGCAGTGACTTTAGTGGGGACTTCCCCTTGCAGCTGGGAGGGCAGTGGTAGCAGCAGCCGCTCTGATGGCTGAGTGAGTTTGGGCAGGTGTGATTTCCTGTGTTTGCCCAGCAGAGGATACCAGGGTGGAAGAGAAGGAGCAAAATGAGACTCAGCAAAATGGTGACAAAGAAGAGGAGGACGGAAAGAAGGATGACAGAAATGTGAACTTTAGATTCATGTTCAACATTGCTGATGGAGGCTTTACAGGTAGAAATGAGAGATGAGCCATTGGTTACTCCTGCAGAGCTTCTCCATAAAGCTCTGTACTGAGCGCTGTTCCTGTGGCTCCCTGGGCCATCTCCTTGCTCGCCCCGcatgctgtgcccagcagccctgctggctgACCAGGCtgtctctcttctgtttctgcagagctgcacacgCTGTGGCAGAATGAGGAAAGAGCTGCCATCTCCTCCAGCAAGATCTATGACATCTGGCACCGCAGACATGACTactggctgctggcagggatTGTCACGTACCCTTTGGCTTTGTGGGTGATGGCCTCCCCGTGCCAGGCGGagggggctgtgctgtgagggcATTGGggagggaggtgatggagcagGGAAAGGGGCTGGAGATGTGTTGCTGAGAAATGCTGCCTGCTGGCTGGTTCTTGCCTTGACgctccctctgctgcagccacGGCTATGCCCGCTGGCAGGACATCCAGAACGACCCACGCTACGTGATCCTGAACGAGCCCTTCAAGTCAGAGATACACAAAGGGAACTACCTTGAGATGAAGAACAAGTTCCTCGCCCGGCGCTTCAAGGCGAGTTGCAGGTTCAGGGCTGGTGAGTCCTTAGTGGTGGCTCAGAGCAGAGCCCCACAGCGAGGTGGAGCGGAGCAGGAGGCGGCAGATGTTTGTGAGACATCAGTGGCAGCGAGGCAGCGCCCTGaggggcagggctggagcagcaggagcacttGCTAGCTCCAGAATGTGGCACATGgacagggcagtgctgtggaaGATGATACAAACCCAGGAGCTGTGGGGTCGGATGGATGGGGAGGGTGGTGGCATGTGGGTGGCACTGGCTCACATGGGCACAGGGTCTGGTCCTGATCCATTGCTCTCCTGTgcctcccagctgctggagcaggccCTGGTGATAGAGGAGCAGCTGCGACGGGCAGCGTACCTGAACATGACGCAAGACCCCAGCCACCCGGCCATGGCATTGAACGCCCGGCTGGCTGAAGTGGAGTGCCTTGCTGAAAGCCACCA
The nucleotide sequence above comes from Coturnix japonica isolate 7356 chromosome 21, Coturnix japonica 2.1, whole genome shotgun sequence. Encoded proteins:
- the CHD5 gene encoding chromodomain-helicase-DNA-binding protein 5 isoform X4, with product MIQCGERKRDRVEEGDGYETDHQDYCEVCQQGGEIILCDTCPRAYHMVCLDPDMEKAPEGKWSCPHCEKEGIQWEPKEEEDEEEEGGEEEEDDHMEFCRVCKDGGELLCCDTCPSSYHLHCLNPPLPEIPNGEWLCPRCTCPPLKGKVQRILHWAWKEPPAPLPPALPVPDAELALPLPKVLEGIPEREFFVKWAGLSYWHCSWVKELQLELYHTVMYRNYQRKNDMDEPPAFDYGSGDEDSQREKRKNKDPHYAKMEERFYRYGIKPEWMMIHRILNHSFDKKGDIHYLIKWKDLPYDQCTWEIDEIDIPYYENLKLLYWNHRELMLGEDTRPLKKLNKKGKKLKEEKLEKPPETPLVDPTVKFDKQPWYIDATGGTLHPYQLEGLNWLRFSWAQGTDTILADEMGLGKTVQTIVFLYSLYKEGHSKGPYLVSAPLSTIINWEREFEMWAPDFYVVTYTGDKESRSVIRENEFSFEDNAIRSGKKVFRMKKEAQIKFHVLLTSYELITIDQAVLGSIEWACLVVDEAHRLKNNQSKFFRVLNSYKIDYKLLLTGTPLQNNLEELFHLLNFLTPERFNNLEGFLEEFADISKEDQIKKLHDLLGPHMLRRLKADVFKNMPSKTELIVRVELSQMQKKYYKFILTRNFEALNSKGGGNQVSLLNIMMDLKKCCNHPYLFPVAAVEAPVLPNGSYDGNSLVKSSGKLMLLQKMLKKLRDGGHRVLIFSQMTKMLDLLEDFLEYEGYKYERIDGGITGGLRQEAIDRFNAPGAQQFCFLLSTRAGGLGINLATADTVIIYDSDWNPHNDIQAFSRAHRIGQNKKVMIYRFVTRASVEERITQVAKRKMMLTHLVVRPGLGSKSGSMTKQELDDILKFGTEELFKDDVEGMVSQGQRLTMPDAVTPFSDTLSTKGGAVTPGMKKKHGGTPPGDNKDVDDSSVIHYDDAAISKLLDRNQDATDDTELQNMNEYLSSFKVAQYVVREEDGVEEVEREIIKQEENVDPDYWEKLLRHHYEQQQEDLARNLGKGKRIRKQVNYNDASQEDQEWQDELSDNQSEYSIGSEDEDEDFEERPEGGRRQSRRQLKSDRDKPLPPLLARVGGNIEVLGFNARQRKAFLNAIMRWGMPPQDAFNSHWLVRDLRGKSEKEFRAYVSLFMRHLCEPGADGAETFADGVPREGLSRQHVLTRIGVMSLVRKKVQEFEHVNGKYSTPDMILEGPESKKCSEMVSSDPNTPVPASPAHIHAGPLALAEKTDPPLGFQEEKDQVEQKSRRASDSQVPGSTEKVESEECQENCESKEKLKEEKQEESEKAEPSPEPLGKDEGTQEKEKTLEKPESNSSPGKGEDKEVKPEDTRVEEKEQNETQQNGDKEEEDGKKDDRNVNFRFMFNIADGGFTELHTLWQNEERAAISSSKIYDIWHRRHDYWLLAGIVTHGYARWQDIQNDPRYVILNEPFKSEIHKGNYLEMKNKFLARRFKLLEQALVIEEQLRRAAYLNMTQDPSHPAMALNARLAEVECLAESHQHLSKESLAGNKPANAVLHKVLNQLEELLSDMKADVTRLPSMLSRIPPVAARLQMSERSILSRLTTRGGEPPVQQGSFGSSQIYNSSFGPNFRGPGPGGIVNYSQMPLGPYVTDI